A stretch of DNA from Dioscorea cayenensis subsp. rotundata cultivar TDr96_F1 chromosome 4, TDr96_F1_v2_PseudoChromosome.rev07_lg8_w22 25.fasta, whole genome shotgun sequence:
CCGTCCAATTTTTGAtcgcctcgatcatctctctcgctgttCTCGGGTCTTCatcaagatcttccttcgatgcgggacgatggcgatgcaaagatcaaccgcgaaacacatccttacattgttgttcttgctgtggattgtgtccggcttcgatgcgggacgacgcgacaaagatcaaccgcgcatacacttccttacatggttcttgttgtggtgggattgtgtcccgctGGTCAGTGCAGATCGCCGCTACGGGCCACCAcgaacggattcgacgatcttctcaaccgtggccatgacaacaaagatcattgggagacacacccttaacttgttcttgaccttcgtggattgtgtccatctttgatgccgcatctcggCAGTCGATTCCaccgggtcgacgatttcatcgagagagagtcaacgacctttcTCAACCGCAggaacggccacatcatctacgatgtcctccaccgccaTGGCTATGTCATCAACGGCGCATGCACTCAAGAATGACGAtcaccgccgatggtgttgctattgtttcatcgtcaccggcgCGGAGACATGAGGCGATTAttctcctcttttcgcaagtctcttcgaatgtggccgcctttgaacgaccttcccgacGATGTCCTGCCGCTGAAAAtccgacgcctcgctcgtctCCGGGTGCTTTCGGTTCtttttcgagggatggcgcagccTGGCTCAGAACGCCCTTCCAGCCTCCACACGAGCGACATgtcgaggaaactcggtcatcaatatctcgcatgcccgcataagagttgcgggtgacatcttcgcccaatgtcaccGGTGAGGGCCGCCACTGgccggaggggctgccatggtcgggggactCGCCGCTGTCGTGGTAGAGGGGTTGCTGCACcgccgggtaggggagggcttctcccggCCGAGGAATCGCGGCGCGTGGTGGGCcggaagtaggagaacaggGCGCCCAACAAGGCACGATGTAGAggccgcctctcatcccgctcgagcaagtggttccctgagcaatggcatccatccgtcattggcgccaacaaatatttctttcttcaaagattccGAACcatcagaaactaacatatgtaaaccaaacaatttcagagatcattcattttaaactataaaaactataaaacggtgtatatatttaaacgttatagaatataattaaacggagaacgtaatatttaaaccaaagttattaataatagttaaacggtaaatactaaagttaaacgctaaaatACAAACTgctttaaacattaaagacttatgttaaacatcgtccatgatttattacctcttttccatcgagcgacgacaAGCTCGCTTTTCTACCGGCCGCTGCTTCCtgagtactttcaccgtagcacaaagatccttgggatcttgccgaaacggactttcttcccctgctCCGGTCACCAGAAACCGGACGTtaagcgaccgagcaacccttaatgtaccctcgTGTTGGTCTCTTCCCACaagatctatcttgcactcaaAGTGGCCGccatggaatatcctccataagccacttgtgcgccgCCCGCGCCTACGCGATCGCCTCCacgggtcggtagatcatcgacgtaatcaacgcaTCCAGCctggaaccgagcatgatgtatttgggaagaggatcgtcccccacgaggtacaccatcgagtttgacaaaattatcttcttctcccctctcgtcgaacaagttgcaccgagtgctcttgatggagtctcctgTCTCTCGtagggtctttgatagataccgcctttcgaacgccgaccggttttcttcttccgaaGACCATcgcgccgccatcgcaacgctgcaccaagaacgagggccacatctcgaggtctcgaaactcagcagctttcccgatcccgaatttattagtgcgaccatcgcatctttgcaaaaagagaatcaagaagggccctcttggtatatggcttccaccaAATGAACGCCGcaaaacggtgtccttcgaataatctcccaaatgtcgaggggtcatgttaactttcaattcgacctaaggtctccacaaccgtgtcaaatagcaacgcccattaactaggtctgaccgccataatcacaagccctcAGCAGATCTGatacaaaaagtttaagctgataatataaggttttaaacgtagaactctcgcttattaaatagagatataaaatgttaaacagagacccattttgttaaatgtagacgagaatacttaaacgtagacaacaaatgttaaatcagtaatatctcatttcttaaacgtcaacctcatttgtaaaatcgcaaccatatcaaacgaaacggaaatgtacattataaatattacacaaatcataacaatcgaaaaactatttcgatagtgtatacatactgaaaaatgcaaaacaaaaacaaaaccctaaccgagaaatctccctcagactaacaaaaccccaccCGAGAAATCccccgcagacttcaatatcttccaacaaaaaaatgagagcacaaaaacaaaaccgaaaaatctttctttgtaatgtaatgcttaacataaaaccatactcaataccttagatcgcgaaactcgatgaaatgccaactagtcacagggggacttctccttcgagatacccggtgaaagggaaaaagtcgatgaaatggcAATTACAGTAGGCTTTCGccgtagagacaacttcgagacgactgaaatggaaaagtcaagacgtgagtcgagaaaaagcaattaaacggctccaataaattgcctctcggGTTACtcctacggaaaacccccacttcctctcaaatcgccgagatggtccCAGCACCACGActcccccatgcaagggcatttttcgtccaaaaatttgaaactcactccgctcacacaTCCGTTACggtggtttgggggtttgaaaaacatgactttaaaaggagggggtttttgggatcTGCAAAAACCAacgtgtttttggcaattttacaaacttaaagggtttttttggcaatttccactattgaaatatatctatatatatatataatgatttcaTTGTAATTAAAAGAGTTAGAATAATGAttcactattaaaaaaaattcaatggccACCGTATTATTGAGAAAAAGCGGCTCATTTTATATAAACTAGAGTTGGTTCAAGTGGTTAAGATTTGGGctactaaattaattaatttagcattcaaatatttatatatatatatatatatatatatatatatataaatttaaaaaaaacacggTAAAGATTTTTTATAAGACTTTTATGATGCGTTTGGATtgcaaaaataagaacaatgtTTGGTTGCAATaaaattcattgggaatggagCAAGGGAAAAGTGAAAATATCCTAAATTTACTATTTTGCCCTTAAtgctaataaataatattgacatattatttatgataaatttttaatttgtgaaatattATGTGTATCTTATATACTTAAATTAtcatcaaatattaattaaataattcactttaattattagtaattttaattaatataattaggtattataaatgaatatttggtgtattattttttttaaaaatgaaactacttattttaaataatttaaatattattatcaattttaatggttataattaaatatttatattaaatagttcatattattattattattacaaataaaaatgttaaatagaTGAGCAATTTTGGAGTGGGGGCAAATATGTCAAATCACATCAATTTCTCCCCATTACCCTCATATTTGGTGGTAATGGAAATTAGCCTTTAATTATGAGGTCTGGGTTTAATTCCCATTCTTATATGTATCCGaacatgtattattattaaaacttgTGTCTATTCTTATTCCTTAGTAATCATTACTCTaatccaaacacacccttagtACTCCGTTTTTAAATGGGCCAAagagattatttaaaaaaaaccaaagcgTTGTTGGAAGTTCAGTGGCTAGTGACTAGAGCAAGGTTGGCAGCCCAAGTTGTCAATCGAGCATCTGGCCCATTGACCCCATCAGGCTGCGGCCTTGGCCATTGCTTTCATATTTCAACTCTTCCCTTAAGAAAATCTTTCATTTGCTCTGTTCCCATTGCTCATATGAACATGTATGGTTGACCAATAAGTCTTCCATCCAAGCCAACCATGGGTGGCTCTAGTAATGGAACTAAGATGGCCACTAGACTCCCAAAATTAAAAGATGGCGATAGTAATGGAACTAAGATGGCCACTAGACTCCCAAAATTAAAAGAGGCCATTCGCCATTCATGGCCTTCTCTCTCATTCAATGTTATCCACTTTGACTTCAATGGCAACTCAATCATTCAAATGCAATACAAGACTTTTGCATATTTTGCtagtctttatttatttatttatttatttactttaacaTCTAGCGCGTTCTCTGAGGAAATGTAgtccggaaaaaaaaaatgacagttTGTTGGTCGGAAGTTATTACCACTtccaataattttaatatttattttattaaaaatataataaatcttAAAATAGGGAAATGAGGAGAAGTGggttaatataaaatttcactTCAGTAAAAATTATGCTGAAGTATGTTTAGTTTAAAATCTGAAAAATGTTGAAGTAAGGAAAGTGGTACTTCCACCGTTTCAGAGTAAAATGAACATCTAACTCAAGTGAAGTCAATCtattttagtgatttttttaccacttcctctcaaataaACGGCACTGTAACCCAGGtgcaaaataagagaaaataattttttttaattaaaaaaaatcttgttagtatttataaaaaaaaatcacaagagaACCACTGGATAGCACAATAGTGTTTTAATTTGACAGTGAGGGTAGACACGGGTTTGAAACTTCACACCAATGAAGTTGTAAAGTACTGTACTCTTATTGTTCACTGAGATCATGCACTGTACACTGAATCTTCGTATGGATCTTCTATGAGAGGAACTATATTCTCCACCCCTTCATGGTTATATGGCAAGGAAGATTTATTATCATAGGTTTATGGTCTCTAATATATCTTTTTTGGCACATATGGCAAGCCTTCATTGGCTGCATGTTAGACCGCCCAACATGATAAATTTCTAGAAGCTGTTAAGCCACCATAGCTAGTATATTTTTGTGCCTACCTATATTATTAAGTGGGGGGCGCTTGTCAcctatttataaattaaaaaaaaaaacatatacaaatCAGATTAAAAAGATAAGGACATAATAACATTTTAATAgcaattttattcatttttcacgctattgatttttttaaaaagaaatttaaataagttATAAAGGAACCTTCAACCTTTAAATAAAgagtaaaatgaaaattttaatgttatatTATAGAAGTGGTATTGATGTTTTTTCTAATATAAgatctttcatattttattaaaaacattaaattacacAACAAATGATTTAGTCtttccaatcaaaaaaatttttttttacaaagccAATGAAACATTCTTacatgaacaactaaaaaatgttaattttttccaccccaattcatattttaaacttttaaatatatttaggataattttatatattaaagtagtGGAAAAACTCCAAACCCACttggaaaagaaaaccaaaagtataataataaataaaaaatattagattaattcaggaaaaattaaacataaaattacttattaatacCACCCATGTAATAAGAGAATTGGCAGTTGATTCCCCTTCTAACGGCCTCTTGGTACTACCATATGACCATGTAGAAACACTTAATAGCCAAGAGATCTAATGGCgtctcatcttcttcatcacttCAAAGCGTTGAGCCACCTCTTCTTTCTCCTCTCCATCTACCATGACACAGCCATGGCAACTCTCACTTTCAAGCCAATCAAGGCCAACTGCGCCACCACCAGATACACAGACAATAGCCCCTTCTCCACCAACCTCAAGACCCTCTTATCCACCCCTCAAAGACAAGTCCTCGTCATCCATTTCCATCAATGAAACCGCCGGCAAGGCCCCGGCCACCGTCTTCGGCCTCTACTTCTGCACAGGTGATCTCTCAAAAGACAACTGCCAAGCCTGCATTCAAACAGCCATCAAAGACATCATTGATAGTTGCCCAAGCTCCAAACAAGCAATCATATGGTATGATTATTGTGAGCTGCGTTACTCTGATACCAACTTCTTTGGACTTCCAGACACTAATGGCTTCTCCATGATCAATGTTAATGAGAACACCACTTCATCAAGACCAGTGGAGGTGGTGTCCCAATTGGTGAAAGATGCTCCACTAGCCCAGCCTCTCATGTTCAAGTCCCAAGCTTTCATATCTGAGAGCTTGTATGCTCTGGCACAGTGTTCTTCAGACTTAAGCAGTAAAGGATGCAGTGATTGCTTGACTACCATCTTGGCAAATATCAAGGCTTGTTGCACTAGTTCTAAGGGATGGAGGTTTTTGGCTCCTAGCTGTTGGATAAGGTATGAAGCCACACCTTTCCTTCAGAATCTAAATGGAACAAGTACATACATCACTCAGAGCTATTGTTCAAGCAATAACTTCCCTTCTAATGGTGCCTCACAAGGACTTGTCAGGCTTTTGTCAAGCTTGACCAAAAATGCTCCGGCGATGGCCGGGTTCTACTACACCATTGTGAGGGAGAAAAGGGACATGCTCTATGGCTTAGCACTCTGCAGAGGagatttacaaaacaaaagggAAGATTGCCAGAGCTGCCTGAATGATGCAAGTAGAAGCATAGTAGAAGACTGTCCAAGCAAAGCACAAGCAATTGAATGGTATGAGAAGTGCTTTGTTAAATACTCAAACCAGAGGTTCTTTGGGATGTTGGACAGCGTTAATCGGACATTATGCGGTGTGGAACAAGTGTCAGCTGATGCCGATAGTGCTACGGAGAAACTAGCAAGGAGTTTAATCAATGATgcagtgaaaaataaaaagtttgtgAGTGCTGGAAAACTAGTGATTAGTTGTTCATTGTCTAGCTATGTTCTAGTGCAGTGCAGTAGAGATCTTAGTAAGGGAAGATGCATGCAATGCTTACAGAGAGGGATGGATAAGGTGTCCAGTGAATGCAAGCTTACCAATGGGTGGAGGTATCTCTCCGGCAGTTGTACTCTGAGGTATGAGACCTTTCCATTCTTCAACACGGCCATCATATCCACTGTGTCTCTTTGAATATGTGTCTGAACTCAAAATTGGGTTAACTGGGTCAATGGAGAACaatcctttttctttaaaatttgttaaatttgcATGCTCTGTTTGTTGTGGAACATGATGTGAGTTGTGCTCACACCAAACATGGTGAATTTGCTTGTCTAAACAGCTAGAAATAACTAGTTAGAATTTTTAGAATTGCTGCTATTGTTGCCCCCTGTTCTTGTATCTTCTAGCTATGGTGAAGGCTGAGTTACAGAAATGATATGCATGCTTCTTAATTATCTGGCTTTGATTGTGTGGTGATTCTTATGCTAGTGATTTGACTTTCCAATTatcaaagaataaaagatatcAATTAGGTCGGATGATAAATACAGGGCACTGATCAGCAATGAATTCCGGTTCATGGATCTGGCAGTTTGCTTTGCTGATGAAAGTGAGaaggccttttttttttccaaatagaaCATATtccattaatatattaaaaaaatcagtataATAACATAACAGATATAACAAAAACAGACggaacaaacataaaattaaataacgTGGTCAACCCCGTTCCCTCTCCTCCGGCCTCTTCTTCTTTGGTGAGAGAAGATGTTTCTTTCGCTGATGTACTCGCTCTCCTCCTTCCGTCGAGCCTTCTCAGCCATGTGACTCTGATTGGCAAACTGTCTCTAAACGTCGCCGTCTCTCGGAATCTAAAATTGTTTGCAAAAAATGCCTGAGATCTGGTCACTCCTCCGTGGAATGCAGGCATCAACTTACCTGTCGGCGCTGCGCTGGAACAGGTCACGTTGCCGCTCACTGTCCCCGCCGGTCGCCTCAAGGTGTTGAAGGTGATAATCCCCGGCAAAGATCTAAGAAATCTCTGCCGGATGCTCGGCCGCTCCTTAATATTGCTCCTTCGTTAACGACTGCAATCGCATCGCCGAACCTTCCTCTCTTTCGTGTCTCTCTTCCAATTACTGAAGAGATTAACAAATCCAAGGAAGATCTTAGAAAAATGATCATCGTTAAGGTTGCATCTGGGAATGCGAGTGTCAATTCGCTGAAGACTCACTTGCCGGAGATCTTAAATTCGGGTTTAATTGTCAACATCACTCcgtatgatgatgattttattcTCTCCATGAACTCTTCTAGATCGGCCTCTCTAGCAGTCAAACAAAGCCGATGTCTTTCTCTTCGAAGCATGGTCATTGCACGATCAATCTCTCGCCATGGACTCCTGAGTTTAAATCTCACTCACTCGCTGCCGGCAACTATCAATGGATCAGGCTTTCTAATTTGCCTTTGCACTGCTGGAATTGGGATTCCATTGTTTCCATCATCCGACCTTTTGGTGATCTAATCTACGTTCAGAAGTGGGAAGATGTATCTCTGAAGTTTATCCGAGTTATGGCAAGATTAAAGAAGCCCATAGCCTTCCCTATGCAGCTGGTAGTTGATGTTGGTATGAGAAGTTTCTTCGTCTTGCTTGAGGATTCCGGCATCCCTTCTCTAAGGTCCAAGATTTCCAAAGCTGATACTTTGCACTCTAAGCCAGTAAATTCGGTGGTGATCAAGGCACACTCAGCTCTCCCTGAGAAGAAGCCTGCCGATGCTTTCGACCCCATCCCCTTGCAGCCTTCCGGCAGCTCTTCTTTCTTCCCCAACAGATCTAAAGGTAAAGCCCCAGCTATTGTCTCTCCTGAAATCGAAAATTCCGGCAAACACGTTGAGCTTGGCTCCGTGTTAGACCATTCGATGAGCCCTGACCCTACCGAGGAGGTAGGGATTCCCGGCGGCCGGCGGTTTTGCTCCGGTAACCGAAGAGAGAATTCCTTTCTCTCAGTCGGTGGTGCAAGTACCGAGAGCGGGAACACACTGTGCATGAATATGCTGGACGTGCCAACCACTCATGCAATGGCCGTTGCCTTGCCTCGAGATGGTAACTCACACATGCAAGTTGTCTCCAAGCTAACGTCGGTTCCTTTGCCTCGAGATTTGGTTGCACCACTGGATGCTGATCCCAGAGCCTCATCTAGGGTGATACCTATACCTCAGGTGCATAGAGATTTGGAGGAGATGATCTCTGAGATTCCTTCATTAAATCTCATTTCATCTCCGCCTCGGGATTTGTGCAACATGCTCATCCATACCCCTAATTCCACTAGTAGACCAATGCATGAGGACCCACCTTGTGTTATTCTCTCTCCTATTAATCTGGATGATGGAGACTTGCCTTGTGATAACCAACCCCTTGATGATCATCAAGCGGGTGATCAGCATTGTGATGGCATTTGTTCCTCTGATCCTTTGCCTTGTGATTCGCATATCACTGATCACAAAGCAAGGGATAAGAACTTGGTTTCTATTATTCCTTATATAGACCCTTCCTCCACCATTTCTACCACTCAAAAAAATGTTTCTTCTCAACTTCAATTCTCTGCTCCAGAAGAAATTAATACCACCCCCATTGAGGATAAATCGCTCAAGCAAATTATTTCTCCCACCTACTCTTCGC
This window harbors:
- the LOC120259525 gene encoding cysteine-rich repeat secretory protein 9-like yields the protein MTQPWQLSLSSQSRPTAPPPDTQTIAPSPPTSRPSYPPLKDKSSSSISINETAGKAPATVFGLYFCTGDLSKDNCQACIQTAIKDIIDSCPSSKQAIIWYDYCELRYSDTNFFGLPDTNGFSMINVNENTTSSRPVEVVSQLVKDAPLAQPLMFKSQAFISESLYALAQCSSDLSSKGCSDCLTTILANIKACCTSSKGWRFLAPSCWIRYEATPFLQNLNGTSTYITQSYCSSNNFPSNGASQGLVRLLSSLTKNAPAMAGFYYTIVREKRDMLYGLALCRGDLQNKREDCQSCLNDASRSIVEDCPSKAQAIEWYEKCFVKYSNQRFFGMLDSVNRTLCGVEQVSADADSATEKLARSLINDAVKNKKFVSAGKLVISCSLSSYVLVQCSRDLSKGRCMQCLQRGMDKVSSECKLTNGWRYLSGSCTLRYETFPFFNTAIISTVSL